One genomic segment of Arachis duranensis cultivar V14167 chromosome 4, aradu.V14167.gnm2.J7QH, whole genome shotgun sequence includes these proteins:
- the LOC107483333 gene encoding stilbene synthase 3, translated as MVSASDIRKVQRAEGPATVLAIGTANPPNCVDQSTYADYYFRVTNSEHMTDLKKKFQRICERTQIKNRHMYLTEEILKENPNMCAYKAPSLDAREDMMIREVPRVGKEAATKAIKEWGQPMSKITHLIFCTTSGVALPGVDYELIVLLGLDPCVKRYMMYHQGCFAGGTVLRLAKDLAENNKDARVLIVCSENTSVTFRGPSETDMDSLVGQALFADGAAAIIIGSDPVPEVENPLFEIVSTDQQLVPNSHGAIGGLLREVGLTFYLNKSVPDIISQNINDALTKAFDPLGISDYNSIFWIAHPGGRAILDQVEEKVNLKPEKMKATRDVLSNYGNMSSACVFFIMDLMRKKSLEAGLKTTGEGLDWGVLFGFGPGLTIETVVLRSVAI; from the exons ATGGTGTCTGCGAGTGACATCCGCAAGGTTCAAAGAGCAGAAGGCCCTGCAACCGTATTAGCGATTGGCACAGCAAATCCACCAAACTGTGTTGATCAGAGCACATATGCAGATTACTATTTTAGAGTAACCAATAGCGAGCACATGACCGACCTCAAGAAAAAATTTCAGCGCATTT GTGAGAGAACACAGATCAAGAACAGACATatgtatttaacagaagaaaTACTCAAGGAGAATCCTAACATGTGCGCATACAAAGCACCGTCCTTGGATGCAAGGGAAGACATGATGATTAGGGAGGTACCAAGGGTTGGAAAAGAGGCTGCAACCAAGGCCATCAAGGAATGGGGTCAGCCAATGTCTAAGATCACACATTTGATCTTCTGCACCACCAGCGGCGTTGCGTTGCCTGGCGTTGATTACGAACTCATCGTACTCTTAGGGCTCGACCCATGTGTCAAGAGGTACATGATGTACCACCAAGGCTGCTTCGCTGGCGGCACTGTCCTTCGTTTGGCTAAGGACTTGGCTGAAAACAACAAGGATGCTCGTGTGCTTATTGTTTGTTCTGAAAATACTTCAGTCACTTTTCGTGGTCCTAGTGAGACAGACATGGATAGTCTTGTAGGGCAAGCATTGTTTGCCGATGGAGCTGCTGCGATTATCATTGGTTCTGATCCTGTTCCAGAGGTTGAGAATCCTCTCTTTGAGATTGTTTCAACTGATCAACAACTTGTCCCTAACAGCCATGGAGCCATCGGTGGTCTCCTTCGTGAAGTTGGACTTACCTTCTATCTTAACAAGAGTGTTCCGGATATTATTTCACAAAACATCAATGATGCACTCACTAAAGCTTTTGATCCACTAGGTATATCTGATTATAACTCAATATTTTGGATTGCACATCCTGGTGGACGTGCAATTTTGGACCAAGTTGAAGAGAAGGTGAACTTGAAACCAGAGAAGATGAAAGCCACTAGAGATGTGCTTAGCAATTATGGTAACATGTCAAGTGCATGTGTGTTCTTCATTATGGATTTGATGAGAAAGAAGTCACTTGAAGCAGGACTTAAAACCACCGGAGAAGGACTTGATTGGGGTGTGCTTTTCGGTTTTGGTCCTGGTCTCACTATTGAAACTGTTGTTCTCCGCAGTGTGGCCATATGA